Sequence from the Natronomonas marina genome:
TTCCGGGACCGCTGTTGAAGTCGCCCGCCAGCACGACCGGGCGGTCGCCGGGGAGGCGGTCGACGAGCGCCCCCGCCTGCGCGTTGCGGATACCCGCCGACAGCGCCGCCAGGTGGGTCGTGGCGACGGTGGCCGGGCGGCCCTCGACCGCGACATCGACGCCGGCGAACCCGCGCTCGATGGCGAGGTCGATTCCCTCCAGCGGCACCGGGACGGCGGCCGCGAAGCGGTCGCCGCGCGTGCCGGTCACCGTCACGTCCTCGCGGGTGAGGACCGCGATCCGGTTCGTCAACCGGAGGTCGACGGTCCCGTCGCCGGTGTCGGCGGGCACCTCCACGTCGTTCGTGACGAGTTCGGTCTCGACGCCGTAGTCGAGTCCGCGGGCGGCGAGCCGTTCGGAGAGAAGCCCGAGCAGGTCGACGACGACCTCCGAGGCGCCGGGGTCGTGGTCACCGTCGAACCGACTCGGCGCCCGCGTCCGGACCAGCGCCGCCTCCTGGACGCAGACGACATCGGGCTCCGTCGACGCTATCTCGCCGGCGACGGCCCCGGCCCTGGCGGCGTAGGGATGGGCCTCGACGTCGGCGAGCAACTCGCCGGCGACGGCGCGCAACTGCTCGAAGTCACCGGCCTCGAAGAGTCGGAACAGGTCGACCCCGACGTAGAGGTTGCGCGTCATCACCGACAGCGTCGGTGCCTCGGCCGCCGCGGGCGCCGACAGGACGCCGCCCGAGGCGGCGAGGGCGGCGGCACCGGAGAGCAGTCGGCGACGCGAGACGCGGGCGGCGTCGTGCGGAACCATTCCGGGGCTGTCTTCGCGTGGCGGCGGTATGAGCTTCGTGGTGGGACCGATAGGGGAGCGTCGCCGGAACGAGCGGGCCGCCCGATTCCGGAACCGACGGACCCTAATCCCCGCGGTCCCTACGGCGGACAATGAGTTCGCCAGCGGCCGACGGCGACGACTGGCGAAAGGGACTCGACGGGGTGGACGCGGCGCTCGTCGATGGCTACCAGTCGGGATTCCCGGTCGAGGAGCGGCCGTTCCGGCGCGTCGGCGAGGCGCTCGGCGTCGACGAGTACGAGGCGCTGGAACGCGTCGAACGCCTCCGCGAGACGGGTGTCTTCCGTCGGTTCGGGGCCGTCCTCAACCCGCCCGTCATCGGCGCCTCGACGCTGGCGGCGGTGCAGGCCCCCGAGGACCGCTTCGAGGCGGTCGCCGAGGTGATCAACGGCTACCGGCAGGTGAACCACAACTACCGCCGGGACCACGAGTGGAACATGTGGTTCGTCGTCACGGCGGGGTCGCTCTCGAGACGGGACGAGATACTGGCCGACATCGAGACCGAGACCGGCTGTGAGGTGCTGAACCTCCCGATGCTGACCGACTTCTACATCGACCTGGAGTTCCCGGTGGTCAACGACGACAGTTTCGCCCGCGAGTCCGTCGCCGAGACGTC
This genomic interval carries:
- a CDS encoding endonuclease/exonuclease/phosphatase family protein, with the protein product MVPHDAARVSRRRLLSGAAALAASGGVLSAPAAAEAPTLSVMTRNLYVGVDLFRLFEAGDFEQLRAVAGELLADVEAHPYAARAGAVAGEIASTEPDVVCVQEAALVRTRAPSRFDGDHDPGASEVVVDLLGLLSERLAARGLDYGVETELVTNDVEVPADTGDGTVDLRLTNRIAVLTREDVTVTGTRGDRFAAAVPVPLEGIDLAIERGFAGVDVAVEGRPATVATTHLAALSAGIRNAQAGALVDRLPGDRPVVLAGDFNSGPGSGPGAYELLRESFEDAHATLRPDAAGPTCCHGADLRTESSTLSRRVDAVLYRGGARPTGIDRVGETPADRVAAETDGETVRVWPSDHAGVVGSLSVPPTATATPTATSGTSPTATPTGGTDTPAAPTNDGPEPQPGMGVVTAVLAGVAATLAALRRRTDEVED
- the ahbB gene encoding siroheme decarboxylase subunit beta; translated protein: MSSPAADGDDWRKGLDGVDAALVDGYQSGFPVEERPFRRVGEALGVDEYEALERVERLRETGVFRRFGAVLNPPVIGASTLAAVQAPEDRFEAVAEVINGYRQVNHNYRRDHEWNMWFVVTAGSLSRRDEILADIETETGCEVLNLPMLTDFYIDLEFPVVNDDSFARESVAETSVSATRIAETAAADLSALDRDLLLEIQDGFPLSATPYRDVAEAVDAPVEDVLAAIESLREAGCIKRIGCVVNHVVTGFDANCMVVWDVPDDELDARGEAVGALPYVTLCYHRPRRPEQGWRYNLFTMIHGRDAAAVDSKIDELAAEHLPVEHERLYSTETLKQTGARYDEIVGDG